TAGTTTTTTATGGTTTCTGTTTTCTGATACGATTTTGTACTTTTGTTTCATTTTGTCACAGCCTGGGTATGGAGATGGAAGCCTATGTGCACATCCAGGTTTCTAATTAACTACTGAAAAACCTGTCACTTCTCTTTTCTTACTGTTTCTAACTtctctgtttttttttctttttctggcCATCTCAGTTGGATTTCCGCAGGTGAGGGTTCTATGCTGATAAAGTTAGAATTAAAGCTTATGCGATTGCCTATTAGCGCCTTGAGCAGCACCATTCTCgtgtttctttttaaaattaatcatgCTATTTCCATCACAACTCTGATTGCATTACATTTAACTATTTTAATTCATTGAGTTTTGCATATGTTTGGCATCTTTTGCTGTATCCATGCAATCTTGTGAAGGTCTGTCTGAATGATATACTTAACAACTGTTCGCCAGTGTTTTCATGAATGAGTGACAGCCTTTATACTTATTTAATCATTGATATCTTATGATTTATGACTCTTGTTGGCTCCAGAGTTACATCTGAAATATTTGGAGATGACACTGAAAATGTTTGTGTTCGATCTCTTGTTGTCCTAAATTGTAGATGGGTAATGCTGCTGTCATTGCTGCTGCGTTTGGAGGCAGTTTGCCTCCAGGTATAAGTGGTACGAATGATAGGTGCACGGTTCTTGTATCTAATCTGAGCCCTGATGTGAGTATCTTGCTCTCTCGCACTAACACATACACAGACATGAAAATACACATGCGTTCCATTTACAAGCTGCAGCCCATTGCtccaatttaatttattataaaaggAAGAGAGTTGCGCATCTGCTGCTTAATTTCTTTAGTAGAACTCTTGAACTTCAGGACTTTCTTTGTTCCATACGTCACATTAATTTCTTTTATGCAGAGAATTGATGAGGATAAGCTTTTTAATTTATTCTCGCTGTATGGAAACATTATCAGAATCAAACTTCTTCGAAATAAGCCAGATCATGCATTAGTCCAAATGAGTGATGGCTTTCAGGCTGAATTGGCTGTGCACTTTCTGAAGGTCCGGTAAATTTCTTTTGAAATTTGTGTAGTTAGATTGCTTGAACGATGCACTATTTTCTAGCTTGAAACTATGTTCAGCTTTAGTTTTCATGCATGAAACCAGTAGGAAATATGGAAATCCTTTAGCTTTAATTTAAGAACATTCAGTTGTTTGTGTGGCTTTCTTGATTTCAATTGCTGCCGATCTTACATTTGCTTTTCATATAGGGTGCCATGTTGTTTGGAAAGCGCTTGGAGGTGAATTTTTCCAAGCATTCTATCATTACAGCTGGAGCTGATACCCATGACTACTCCAATTCTAACCTCAACCGTTTCAATCGTAATGCTGTTAAAAACTACCGGTACTGTTGTTCGCCAACCAAAATGATCCACATCTCGACTCTCCCTCAAGATGTTACTGAAGAAGAAATAGTGGCCCATTTGGAGGATTGTGGAACAATAGTTAGTGTGAAACTCTTTGAAATGAAGGGAAAGAAACAGGTTCTAGTCCTTTTTGAAAATGAGGAGCAGGCTACAGAAGCTCTTGTGTGGAAGCACGCCACGTCACTCGGTGGTTCGACCATACGAATTTCCTTCTCTCAGCTGCAAACCATTTGAATCACTTCGCGGTTGTTGTAGACAGTAAATTTACACTCCATGTGTACTACTTGGGACATTTTGTTTCTTTAATCCAGGTTCGTCTGTGAGCTGCGTCTATGTTTTCTTCCGTGCTGccattaatttttactttttcccGTTATAAAGTTTCTTGTGTACAAACTTCATG
The Primulina tabacum isolate GXHZ01 chromosome 9, ASM2559414v2, whole genome shotgun sequence DNA segment above includes these coding regions:
- the LOC142555399 gene encoding polypyrimidine tract-binding protein homolog 3-like, giving the protein MAEPSKVIHVRNVGHEISENDLLQLFQPFGVITKLVMLRAKNQALIQMQDIPSAVNSIQYYTNVQPSVRGRNVYIQFSSHQELTTMEQNSQPRGEEPNRILLVTIHHMLYPITVEVLHQVFSPHGFVEKIVTFQKSAGFQALVQYQSNQNAITARNSLQGRNIYDGCCQLDIQYSNLDELQVNYNNERSRDFTNPSLPSEQKPGYGDGSLCAHPVGFPQMGNAAVIAAAFGGSLPPGISGTNDRCTVLVSNLSPDRIDEDKLFNLFSLYGNIIRIKLLRNKPDHALVQMSDGFQAELAVHFLKGAMLFGKRLEVNFSKHSIITAGADTHDYSNSNLNRFNRNAVKNYRYCCSPTKMIHISTLPQDVTEEEIVAHLEDCGTIVSVKLFEMKGKKQVLVLFENEEQATEALVWKHATSLGGSTIRISFSQLQTI